One stretch of Prunus persica cultivar Lovell chromosome G1, Prunus_persica_NCBIv2, whole genome shotgun sequence DNA includes these proteins:
- the LOC18791881 gene encoding probable WRKY transcription factor 57, which produces MDDDKDNRDPARTTEFTTQSTWPLDPDSAYFFTSHDVRDNTLLTEFGWNFHPDGSRPDGFSELDPIGTRDMSDLAATSSQLVADCLRPADSSSSSTAAFRSSDPAPVVGSASMNPSVSSTSSEDPPEKSTGSVGKPPPEIPSKVKKKGQKRIRQPRFAFMTKSEVDHLEDGYRWRKYGQKAVKNSPFPRSYYRCTNSKCTVKKRVERSSEDPTIVITTYEGQHCHHTVAFPRGGVIAQESGFAGHHLAQLPPVSSHFMYYPAIQPREGVSPVNLTRTTSHQLASPRGDDEDDDDQAAGGGSSHCLDPQTTAVPTDEGLLGDIVPPGMRNR; this is translated from the exons ATGGACGACGACAAAGACAACCGCGATCCAGCTAGAACGACCGAGTTCACGACTCAGTCCACCTGGCCACTCGACCCGGACAGCGCCTACTTCTTCACCAGCCACGACGTCAGAGACAACACACTCCTCACCGAATTCGGCTGGAACTTCCACCCGGACGGCTCCAGACCCGACGGCTTTTCGGAACTTGACCCGATCGGAACCCGCGACATGTCCGATTTGGCGGCAACTAGTAGCCAGCTTGTTGCGGACTGCTTACGACCCGCcgacagcagcagcagcagcaccgCGGCGTTTCGGAGCTCCGACCCGGCCCCCGTCGTCGGATCCGCTTCGATGAACCCGTCTGTTTCGTCGACCTCCAGCGAGGATCCGCCAGAAAAATCAACGGGGTCCGTCGGCAAACCACCGCCCGAGATACC GAGTAAGGTTAAAAAGAAGGGGCAGAAGAGAATCCGGCAGCCACGATTTGCATTTATGACTAAAAGTGAAGTTGATCATCTTGAGGATGGCTACCGCTGGCGGAAATATGGACAGAAAGCTGTCAAAAACAGTCCCTTTCCAAG GAGCTACTATCGCTGCACAAATAGCAAATGCACAGTGAAGAAAAGGGTTGAACGTTCCTCTGAAGATCCCACAATTGTAATTACGACGTACGAAGGCCAACACTGTCATCATACTGTTGCATTCCCCCGGGGCGGAGTGATTGCTCAAGAATCTGGGTTTGCAGGCCACCATTTGGCGCAGCTGCCTCCAGTCAGCTCACACTTCATGTATTATCCTGCAATTCAACCCAGAGAAGGAGTTAGTCCTGTTAACTTGACAAGAACGACTTCGCACCAATTAGCATCCCCACGTggtgatgatgaggatgatgatgatcaagCTGCAGGAGGAGGATCATCACACTGCCTTGATCCACAGACAACTGCAGTTCCTACAGATGAAGGGCTTCTTGGGGACATTGTACCTCCTGGGATGCGTAATCGATGA
- the LOC18789102 gene encoding uncharacterized protein LOC18789102: MEEEDQNQKKKFVCKFCNKRFPCGKSLGGHIRTHLNKKPTLEKEEDDDEIAKARIVKFSPSDVVGKSKGDSGSEAGGHSGYSLRENPKKTWRFVDSGPTLHLQQGKVCKECGKGFQSLKALCGHMACHSEKEKLINKLEETSDTSEKQKLVMDSQSDTETSAPRLRRISKRMKYQNLDVHSSMANGSSSGSGVEQEQQEVAISLMMLSRDSGHKGGLNSFAESSDNNSVVLETKSSSIDMRISAEQGLNCASKVNDIMGMKRARDKKLKSEEITVSDNSDSGYFRHEPKKVESDVSVDGFIRNGEFHKVRAEFGSKFEGYESYDVKLRRGFHMKSEMGKDHLSREEAHPDQVHRGGSLKYALRKTTKNGFHRPFTNGSTNVEVCRNARKSSKYECLTCKKTFHSHRALGGHRASHTKTNGYSESMYESGENSIDTDVSPVPTPESKLVEPCSGKRPIDENVLSGSAKRNSGSKKSKGHECPFCFKVFRSGQALGGHKRSHFVGGCEVKTVVLGQEPEAPHEAEITALFDLNLPAPMEEEANEQFGFMTW; this comes from the coding sequence atggaagaagaagatcagaatcagaaaaagaaatttgtgtGCAAGTTTTGCAACAAGAGGTTCCCTTGTGGGAAGTCCTTGGGTGGTCACATCAGGACCCATTTGAATAAGAAACCAACTCTGgagaaagaggaagatgatgatgaaataGCTAAAGCTAGGATAGTGAAGTTTTCACCTTCAGATGTTGTGGGAAAGAGCAAAGGAGATTCAGGGTCTGAAGCTGGTGGGCATTCTGGTTACTCTCTCAGAGAGAATCCCAAGAAAACTTGGAGGTTTGTGGATTCAGGCCCTACTTTACACTTGCAGCAGGGAAAGGTGTGCAAAGAATGTGGCAAGGGGTTTCAGTCATTGAAGGCTCTGTGTGGTCATATGGCTTGTCACTCGGAGAAGGAGAAGCTGATTAACAAGCTTGAAGAAACCTCAGACACTAGTGAGAAGCAGAAACTAGTAATGGATAGTCAGTCAGATACAGAGACATCAGCTCCAAGGCTGAGAAGGATCTCCAAAAGAATGAAGTACCAGAATCTTGATGTTCACTCTTCTATGGCAAATGGTTCTTCATCTGGTTCTGGGGTCGAGCAAGAACAGCAAGAGGTGGCTATTAGTTTGATGATGTTGTCTCGGGATTCTGGTCACAAAGGGGGTTTGAATTCATTTGCTGAGTCTTCAGATAACAACTCTGTGGTTCTAGAGACTAAATCATCATCTATTGATATGAGAATTAGTGCTGAGCAGGGTCTCAATTGTGCCTCGAAAGTGAATGATATTATGGGCATGAAGAGAGCAAGAGACAAAAAGTTGAAATCTGAGGAGATCACTGTTTCTGACAATTCTGATTCTGGGTATTTCAGACATGAACCAAAGAAGGTTGAATCAGATGTTTCTGTTGATGGGTTTATTAGGAATGGTGAATTTCACAAGGTTAGAGCAGAATTTGGATCTAAATTTGAGGGATATGAATCCTATGATGTTAAGTTAAGAAGGGGTTTTCATATGAAATCTGAAATGGGGAAGGATCATTTGTCAAGGGAAGAAGCTCATCCTGATCAAGTGCATAGAGGAGGGTCTTTAAAGTATGCATTAAGAAAGACAACCAAGAATGGTTTTCACAGACCATTTACTAATGGTTCTACCAATGTTGAAGTCTGCAGAAACGCTCGAAAGAGCAGCAAATATGAGTGCTTGACTTGTAAGAAGACCTTCCACTCGCATAGGGCTCTTGGAGGACACAGAGCCAGCCATACAAAGACCAATGGCTACTCTGAGTCCATGTATGAGAGTGGGGAAAACAGCATAGACACTGATGTCTCTCCTGTTCCAACACCTGAGAGTAAGCTTGTTGAGCCTTGCAGTGGCAAAAGACCAATTGATGAAAACGTATTATCTGGCAGTGCAAAGAGAAATTCAGGTTCAAAGAAAAGCAAGGGACATGAGTGCCCATTCTGCTTCAAGGTTTTCAGGTCAGGCCAAGCTTTAGGTGGTCACAAGAGGTCCCATTTTGTTGGAGGCTGTGAAGTCAAAACTGTGGTACTTGGGCAAGAACCTGAAGCCCCTCATGAGGCTGAAATCACTGCTCTATTTGATCTTAACCTTCCAGCTCCCATGGAGGAAGAAGCAAATGAGCaatttgggttcatgacatGGTAG
- the LOC18792905 gene encoding uncharacterized protein LOC18792905: protein MGFKRPFDDVDFQELPFKHPRQLEFSDKLAPFSDAVSCYGAPRKTYVSDEDGNVVGKSQWLEVLEKYTVNENSTPVNKVIGAPFSLTTRSCREEDVGPGPDAYSPPAGDFELDFPRRTFVPFKDVYSSLADRFPRKPVPVGPDHQARIPTWTGRVKCLDQTDESNLNRFSLHSLESEKVVNNASEENLLGTSVIPMPDSNLSALKCDKVGLGRTDCSCLDPGTVRCVQKHVMDAREELRRTLGNEKFVKLGFCDMGEEVARRWSEEEEETFLEVVYSNPASVGRNFWKQLSVVFPSRSRRELVSYYFNVFMLRRRAVQNRSNILEIDSDDDEWHGDNGGSIDRRVAEYDEDSVIESRVYQDDHVDHEEDYSDEDDSDDDDVDDDGSDGDGDGDGGHVKGDSSEEDGGIDNMESYMLKTVDDGKFDTVGQHGEKTSGCTREEFDFQDDSCVSFEFQSNMHDSCDRIDAGAAGSALQVTGFRNDRSKCLHGQPDASSDVVGHAYLLEPCDAKVWDARFPLDAMKGVDVLPTWSMIEEIFDEGMGDYKTRDEQKGPASG from the exons ATGGGATTCAAAAGGCCCTTTGATGATGTGGACTTCCAGGAGCTTCCTTTTAAGCACCCGAGACAGCTTGAATTCAGTGATAAGCTTGCTCCATTTTCAGATGCTGTTTCTTGTTATGGTGCACCACGAAAAACCTATGTTTCAG ATGAGGATGGGAATGTGGTTGGTAAATCTCAATGGCTCGAGGTGCTTGAAAAATATACTGTTAATGAAAATTCAACACCTGTCAACAAGGTTATTGGTGCTCCCTTCTCATTGACCACCAGGAGTTGTCGTGAAGAAGATGTTGGTCCTGGACCAGATGCTTATTCACCTCCTGCAGGGGATTTCGAATTGGACTTCCCTAGGAGAACATTTGTTCCTTTCAAAGATGTTTATTCTTCATTGGCGGATCGCTTTCCAAGAAAACCAGTTCCTGTTGGACCAGATCATCAGGCCCGCATCCCGACATGGACTGGACGTGTTAAATGTTTGGATCAGACAGATGAGAGTAATCTGAACCGCTTTTCCTTGCATTCCTTGGAATCAGAAAAGGTTGTTAATAATGCCAGTGAGGAAAATCTTTTAGGGACTTCTGTCATTCCAATGCCTGACTCAAACCTGTCAGCACTTAAGTGTGATAAGGTTGGACTTGGTAGAACAGATTGTAGCTGCCTGGACCCAGGGACAGTCAGGTGTGTGCAAAAGCATGTCATGGACGCACGGGAAGAGCTTAGAAGAACCCTTGGAAATGAAAAGTTTGTGAAGCTGGGGTTTTGTGACATGGGGGAGGAAGTGGCACGAAGGTggagtgaagaagaagaggagaccTTCCTTGAGGTTGTTTACTCCAATCCTGCATCAGTGGGGAGGAATTTCTGGAAGCAGTTGTCTGTAGTGTTCCCTTCTCGAAGTAGAAGGGAACTGGTCAGCTATTATTTTAATGTGTTCATGCTTCGCAGGCGAGCTGTTCAGAACAGATCTAATATACTAGAAATTGatagtgatgatgatgagtggCATGGAGACAATGGAGGTTCCATTGACAGGAGAGTTGCAGAATATGATGAAGACTCTGTTATTGAGTCTCGTGTTTATCAAGATGATCATGTAGACCATGAAGAGGATTACTCTGATGAAGATGatagtgatgatgatgatgttgatgatgatggcagtgatggtgatggtgatggtgatggggGACATGTTAAAGGAGACTCCAGCGAAGAAGATGGTGGGATAGATAATATGGAATCATACATGCTCAAGACAGTTGATGATGGCAAATTTGACACTGTAGGTCAGCATGGGGAAAAAACTTCAGGGTGTACCAGGGAGGAATTTGATTTCCAAGATGACTCATGCGTGTCTTTCGAGTTTCAGTCCAATATGCATGACTCTTGTGATCGAATTGATGCTGGGGCTGCAGGATCTGCTTTACAAGTCACTGGATTTAGGAATGATCGTAGCAAATGCTTGCATGGCCAACCTGATGCCTCAAGTGATGTAGTGGGTCATGCGTATTTGTTGGAGCCTTGTGATGCTAAAGTCTGGGATGCCAGGTTCCCATTAGACGCCATGAAAGGTGTTGATGTACTACCCACATGGAGTATGATTGAAGAGATATTTGATGAAGGCATGGGGGATTACAAGACGAGGGATGAGCAGAAGGGGCCAGCTAGTGGCTAG
- the LOC18790683 gene encoding putative F-box protein At1g46840: MSPELPTEIIFSHILPRLPPKDLMMQCRCVCKSWSSLICSPFFVADFWNDRNRSTTNFLFQNENRFFSSKIEEKEQQGGGNNNNNRVLIPTPVTEYLSRCEALQHYRYDGVQSVHGLVCASSSYGGPVFILNPTTRESIQLPHVKHNALVVYNFGFSPLTNEYKVLQLINFRNSGFQFNAFTLGQDSSWRPLQVDPAAGNVDLPFKIWAVARSPNSVCINGAIHWIDKSEKNIAVFDVGEESFSVVPLSEDCAQYLVDYDANFPSIVEVGGCVAVFVANRWEHNKIILWILKDYQNLVWVKETITISEIPKKPNRGEVLGTIHTGELAIMLEVVDSPLQLHLYNMKSKRYRIFDFVWPGFMANPHGRPLIQLVYSDSIVPLK; the protein is encoded by the coding sequence ATGAGCCCGGAGCTCCCAACCGAAATCATATTCTCCCATATACTCCCACGGCTACCACCAAAGGATCTGATGATGCAGTGCAGGTGCGTATGCAAGTCTTGGTCCTCCCTCATCTGCAGCCCTTTCTTTGTTGCCGACTTTTGGAACGACAGAAACAGGAGCACCACTAACTTCCTTTTCCAAAATGAAAACCGCTTTTTCTCCTCAAAAATAGAGGAGAAGGAGCAACAAGGAGGAgggaataataataataacaggGTTCTAATACCAACACCCGTCACCGAATACCTGAGTCGATGTGAAGCTCTTCAACATTATAGATATGATGGAGTGCAAAGCGTCCATGGCTTGGTTTGTGCATCCTCTAGTTATGGTGGCCCAGTTTTCATACTCAACCCCACCACTCGAGAGTCCATTCAACTTCCCCATGTCAAGCACAATGCATTAGTTGTATATAACTTTGGCTTCAGTCCACTTACCAATGAGTATAAGGTTCTCCAGCTCATCAACTTTCGAAATTCAGGTTTTCAGTTCAACGCATTCACGCTAGGTCAGGATTCTTCGTGGAGACCATTGCAGGTTGACCCTGCAGCAGGCAACGTTGACCTTCCATTTAAAATATGGGCTGTTGCCAGAAGTCCCAACAGTGTGTGCATCAATGGGGCCATACACTGGATCGATAAGAGCGAAAAAAACATTGCGGTATTTGACGTTGGAGAGGAGAGCTTCAGCGTGGTGCCACTCTCTGAAGATTGTGCTCAATACTTAGTTGACTATGATGCTAATTTTCCAAGTATAGTTGAGGTGGGAGGATGTGTGGCTGTGTTTGTTGCGAATCGGTGGGAACATAACAAGATAAttttatggattttgaaagaCTACCAAAACCTTGTGTGGGTTAAGGAGACTATTACTATTAGTGAGATacccaaaaaaccaaatcgCGGTGAAGTGTTGGGCACAATCCACACAGGTGAGCTAGCCATAATGCTGGAAGTTGTCGACTCTCCACTCCAATTACATCTTTATAATATGAAGAGCAAAAGATATagaatatttgattttgtttggcCTGGGTTTATGGCAAATCCCCACGGAAGACCATTGATTCAATTAGTTTATAGTGATAGCATTGTCCCCTTAAAATGA